TAATGACCACGCCATCGGCCTCGAAGCGATGGTCGTGGAGAAAATCGATGATTTTCCCCTCGGAATTGCTCTGAAAGAACGTCAGCCGGCAACCGAGTTCCGAGGCTTTGTCTTTCAGCCGGCAGTTGAGCTCCCGCAGGCTTTCTCGCCCGTAGATTTCGGGTTCCCTTTCCCCGAGAAGGTTCAGGTTAGGGCCGTGAACGATCAGGATGTGCATTCTGTTCACACCTCGAGCATCTTCTCCGCGGCTCGTAGCACCAAGTGATCGTCGGGGTTCAGGACGATGGTTGCCTTCCCGAGATGCTCCAGCAGCACCCATTTCTGCCCCGCCGAGGTGCCCTTTTTGTCGTGCGCGATATGGGCCACGACGGCGGTCGGGGAAAGGCCCGCCAGGTCCGGCACCGGAAACTGACCCAGGGCTTCGACTCCTGAGCGGAACTCACCCTCGGGCAAGCCCATGACCCAGTGAGAAAGCCAGAGGGCCGCCAGCATGCCTCGGGCGACGGCTTCCCCGTGACGAAAGCGGCTGTAGCCGGTGGCGGCCTCGAGCGCGTGGCCCAGCGTGTGGCCGAAATTCAGGACGTGGCGAAGCTCAAGATCCCGTTCGTCGGCTTGCACGATGGCCGCCTTGATCTCGCAGCAGCGCGCCAGGAGATCCTCCCACGGGGGCGAACCGGGGGCTGCGGCCAGGTCCCGTAGACGTAAAGCAATGCGATCGTACAGGTTTCGGTCGGCCACGAAGCCATACTTGATCACCTCGGCGAGGCCGGACCAAAGCTCGGCCGGCGGGAGAGTCCCGAGGGTCAAGGGGTCGATCACCACGAGGATCGGCTGATAGAAGCTTCCGATCAAATTCTTGCCGCTTGCGTGGTTGATCCCCACTTTGCCCCCCACGCTGCTATCGACCTGCGATAATACAGTAGTCGGGACCTGGACAAAGGGGACGCCACGGAGCCAGGTGGCAGCCGCAAATCCCGCCACGTCGCCCACGACGCCCCCGCCCAGAGCCAGGATCGTCTCATCTCGCCGCACCCGGAAATCGGCGAACCGATCGTAAAGCCAGGCCACCACTCGGAGGGACTTGGTTCCTTCGCCGGGCTGGAGGCTCAGGACGTGGGGATCAAGGCCGGCACGTTGGAGACTCGACACGAGCTGATCCGCGTAGAGATCCCTCACCGTGTGATCCGTGATCACGAAAACACGCCGCGCCCTTACCTTCTCGGCCAGCAAGTCCCCCAGCTGGCCCAGAAGCCCTGCGCCAATATAGATGCGATAGGAGCGTGGGCCGAGATTCACTTCAACCGTTCTACCCATCTCTTCGCCTCCAGCCAGACCAGGATCTCCCGCACGGTTTCGGAAGGATCTCTTTCCACCTGGGTTTCGATCAGCAGGTCTGCGTACCGACGGTAGAGCGGTTCCCGCTCCCTGTACAGGCGTTCCAGTCTGGCTCTTTGCTCCTGTTCGTTGGGTGCTGCAAGGAGGGGCCGACTGCTCTTTCCTCTGACGCGATGCCAGATGACTTCAAGGCCGGGCAGAAGGCAGACAAGGACGCCGCTGTCCTTGACGACGCGCATGTTCTCTTCCCGAAGAACGGCTCCGCCGCCGAGCGCTACGATCCGGGGCCGTGTGCGAGCCAGATTCAGAAGCACCTGCGTCTCCAGTTCCCGAAAGTACGATTCCCCGTAACGGGAGAAGATCTCCGGGATGGCCATCGAAGTTTGCTCCACGATACGCTGGTCGCTATCTTCCCATGGGATGCCGAGCAGGTCTGAGAGCTTCTGGGCGGCGGTGGATTTTCCGCTGGCCATAAAGCCACCGAGATAGAGATTACGGTCAGAGACCCATCTGAACACGGTAGGCCTCGTAATGGGACCGCATCTGTTCGAGGGAATCGTTTCCGAACATTTCGCAAAGGGCGTCGGCCAGGACAAAGGCGAGCATGGATTCCGCGACCACCGAGGCCGCCGGTACGGCACAGACATCGGCACGCTCCACGATGGCGCGCCGCTCCTCGCGGCGAACCAGATCGACGGTGCGAAGCGGCTGCATCAGAGTAGGAAGCGGCTTCATCGTGGCGCGCACCACGATGGGGAGGCCGTTGGTCATGCCTCCTTCGACGCCGCCCGCCCGATTGGTTCGACGGACGAATCTTCCATCCTCGTATAGGATTTCGTCATGGGCCTGGCTTCCGAGGGTGCCAGAGGCCTGCGTGCCGAGCCCGATCTCGACCGCTTTAATAGCGGGGATGCTCATCACCGCCTGCGCGATGCGGCCGTCTAGCCGGCGTTCCCAGTGCACGTGGCTGCCGAGACCGACGGGAAGGCCAGCAGCAACAATCTCGAACTGACCTCCCACGGTGTCCCTTTCTTCCCGGGCCTTGTCGATGACTTCCATCATGGCCTTTTCAGCCTCGGGATCCAGACAGCGCACGGGAGATGCGTCGGCGCGGGCATTGAGCTCCGCCAGAATCCGGGGTTCGCAGCGCTGCGGGTCGAGGAGCTCATCC
This genomic stretch from candidate division KSB1 bacterium harbors:
- the aroB gene encoding 3-dehydroquinate synthase yields the protein MGRTVEVNLGPRSYRIYIGAGLLGQLGDLLAEKVRARRVFVITDHTVRDLYADQLVSSLQRAGLDPHVLSLQPGEGTKSLRVVAWLYDRFADFRVRRDETILALGGGVVGDVAGFAAATWLRGVPFVQVPTTVLSQVDSSVGGKVGINHASGKNLIGSFYQPILVVIDPLTLGTLPPAELWSGLAEVIKYGFVADRNLYDRIALRLRDLAAAPGSPPWEDLLARCCEIKAAIVQADERDLELRHVLNFGHTLGHALEAATGYSRFRHGEAVARGMLAALWLSHWVMGLPEGEFRSGVEALGQFPVPDLAGLSPTAVVAHIAHDKKGTSAGQKWVLLEHLGKATIVLNPDDHLVLRAAEKMLEV
- a CDS encoding shikimate kinase, whose amino-acid sequence is MFRWVSDRNLYLGGFMASGKSTAAQKLSDLLGIPWEDSDQRIVEQTSMAIPEIFSRYGESYFRELETQVLLNLARTRPRIVALGGGAVLREENMRVVKDSGVLVCLLPGLEVIWHRVRGKSSRPLLAAPNEQEQRARLERLYREREPLYRRYADLLIETQVERDPSETVREILVWLEAKRWVERLK
- the aroC gene encoding chorismate synthase, with the protein product MPAKLQMLTAGESHGRALVGILEGFPANVPVRKEDIDRQLARRQLGYGRGGRMKIERDQVEVLSGVRFGKTLGSPIALLIWNRDWPNWESLMDPWAPPAGYEPLVAPRPGHADFPGWFKYRHGDLRNVLERASARETAVRVALGAFCRLLLAQFGVELASHVVEVGGVRATHLPDELLDPQRCEPRILAELNARADASPVRCLDPEAEKAMMEVIDKAREERDTVGGQFEIVAAGLPVGLGSHVHWERRLDGRIAQAVMSIPAIKAVEIGLGTQASGTLGSQAHDEILYEDGRFVRRTNRAGGVEGGMTNGLPIVVRATMKPLPTLMQPLRTVDLVRREERRAIVERADVCAVPAASVVAESMLAFVLADALCEMFGNDSLEQMRSHYEAYRVQMGL